From a single Alkalihalophilus pseudofirmus genomic region:
- a CDS encoding universal stress protein: MFKQIVVAADGSWHSMKAIEKTIELAKGRDTKVFVVYAVDSSTSKADVLQNWDTLGISEKRKERLTAICEIAKKEKINYEIKILRGEPVQVIIGFARTTNADLIVIGCRGLNPLQQMVLGSVSHKVMKKASCPVLIMK; this comes from the coding sequence ATGTTCAAACAAATTGTAGTAGCAGCTGATGGTTCTTGGCACTCTATGAAAGCAATTGAGAAGACAATTGAACTTGCTAAAGGGAGAGATACGAAGGTATTTGTTGTTTATGCAGTCGATAGTTCGACTTCTAAGGCAGACGTACTGCAAAATTGGGATACACTTGGCATATCCGAAAAGCGCAAGGAGAGGTTAACTGCTATTTGTGAAATAGCGAAAAAAGAAAAGATTAATTATGAAATAAAGATCCTTAGAGGAGAGCCTGTTCAAGTAATTATAGGCTTTGCTAGAACAACCAACGCAGATTTAATCGTTATTGGATGCAGAGGACTAAATCCGCTTCAGCAAATGGTTCTTGGCAGTGTCAGTCACAAGGTAATGAAAAAAGCCTCCTGCCCAGTGCTGATTATGAAATGA
- a CDS encoding BH0509 family protein, with protein MSRQERENMIQFLTKVEGMTERKLMVMTDADIEHIYTRAYTMQERI; from the coding sequence ATGAGCAGACAAGAACGCGAAAATATGATTCAGTTTCTAACAAAGGTAGAGGGGATGACTGAGCGTAAATTAATGGTGATGACAGATGCGGACATTGAGCATATCTACACAAGAGCATACACGATGCAGGAACGTATATAA
- the mgtE gene encoding magnesium transporter gives MVANMTEDQLLVLVIKYVKEAKRSALQQLLEELHPYDVAQLYRGLPEKHHHKFLTFLTSDQIADLIQELEYEMQIEILHKLGIERSSKVMNLMDNDDLADLLNELSADKIQEFLEVMRKEDSQKIRSLMSYPADTAGGLMNNQFVWIHVNQTVRQAVNKLKEYASFSENIYYLYVINEEKKLVGVVSYRDLLIADEDDRIEDIMFSRVVSVSVEADQEEVAQTIERYDFIAVPVVDAQNTLLGIITVDDAIDIVIREANEDIEKLSASGKDIDFNTKATTASFRRLPWLILLLFIGLLSGSIISGFEETLDQVVALIFFMPMIAGMTGNTGTQSLAVVVRGIVTSDVDRKTVFKLIFRELRVGIIIGLTCGALILLVATLWIGSLTLGIVVGSSLLITLIVGTLAGTVIPLMLYRFGVDPAVASGPLITTINDIFSLMIYFGIATAFLSQLQHL, from the coding sequence ATTATATCGAGGCCTTCCTGAGAAGCATCATCACAAGTTTCTAACATTTTTAACATCTGACCAAATAGCTGATTTAATTCAGGAATTAGAGTATGAAATGCAAATTGAAATTTTACACAAACTTGGAATTGAACGTTCCTCAAAAGTTATGAACTTGATGGATAATGATGACCTTGCTGACTTACTGAACGAATTATCAGCAGACAAAATCCAAGAGTTCTTGGAGGTCATGAGAAAAGAAGATTCTCAAAAAATCCGCTCTCTAATGAGTTATCCAGCTGACACAGCAGGCGGATTAATGAATAATCAGTTCGTATGGATTCATGTGAACCAAACAGTGAGGCAAGCTGTTAATAAACTTAAAGAATATGCCAGTTTCTCAGAAAACATTTATTATTTATATGTTATTAATGAGGAAAAAAAACTGGTAGGAGTGGTTTCTTACCGAGATCTGTTAATTGCAGATGAAGATGATCGTATTGAGGATATCATGTTCAGCCGAGTTGTCTCTGTATCAGTCGAGGCTGACCAAGAAGAAGTTGCCCAAACAATTGAACGTTATGATTTTATTGCTGTTCCTGTTGTGGATGCACAAAATACGTTACTTGGGATTATTACTGTCGATGATGCTATCGATATCGTGATCAGAGAAGCCAATGAAGACATAGAAAAGCTATCAGCTTCCGGTAAAGATATTGACTTCAACACAAAAGCAACAACCGCTTCCTTTAGACGCCTCCCATGGCTTATCTTGTTATTATTTATTGGTTTATTATCTGGCAGTATTATTAGTGGTTTTGAGGAAACTCTAGACCAAGTCGTGGCACTGATCTTTTTTATGCCAATGATTGCAGGCATGACTGGTAATACCGGAACTCAATCGCTAGCGGTTGTTGTTCGTGGTATCGTTACAAGCGATGTAGACCGTAAAACAGTCTTTAAATTGATCTTTCGTGAGCTAAGAGTTGGAATAATTATCGGTTTAACTTGCGGAGCACTCATTTTATTAGTAGCTACCCTATGGATAGGAAGTCTAACATTAGGGATCGTTGTAGGAAGTTCCTTGTTAATCACGTTGATTGTCGGTACATTGGCAGGAACCGTTATTCCTCTGATGTTATATCGTTTTGGAGTAGACCCGGCGGTTGCTTCAGGTCCTCTCATCACTACAATTAACGATATCTTTTCCTTAATGATTTATTTTGGAATTGCTACAGCATTCTTATCTCAACTGCAGCATTTATAA